Proteins co-encoded in one Aspergillus flavus chromosome 2, complete sequence genomic window:
- a CDS encoding putative monocarboxylate transporter, with the protein MSSKEDRSSAPSRTSESPELANNESYPEGGPRAWLVVFGAWCAMIPSMGLLNSLGILHAWTSTHQLQGYSESSIGWIYGAYGFFLYFAGAQAGIGTVTELCAGPIFDAYGPAYVVIPGSIGIVAALICFSFSEEYYQIFLSFSVLGGLSACTLFTPAVSCVGHWFNIRRGYATGIACTAGGLGGVIFPIIILFAAPKIGFPWAIRIIALLCAILCTLACLLMKTRLPRNETAGASIDFKALRDIKYATTTAAIFLVEFAVFIPITYIASYAVHVGINNTLSYALIVFLNLGAIPGRFLPGLIADHLGRFNVMVLTSFICGVLTLGLWLKAGVNIAAIICYAVLFGFWSGAAISLTPVCISQVCATEDYGKRNGTTFTIVSVGTLTGIPIAGAIQQNNGGDYWGLIVFGGVLYLAATVAFAVARGVCAGWALRIRF; encoded by the exons ATGTCAAGCAAAGAAGATCGGAGCTCGGCTCCTTCAAGAACGTCCGAAAGCCCCGAGCTAGCAAATAATGAAAGCTATCCCGAGGGAGGGCCCAGGGCATGGCTGGTGGTCTTCGGAGCGTGGTGTGCTATGATCCCATCCATGGGCCTGTTGAATAGCCTGGGTATTCTACACGCCTGGACGAGCACGCACCAGCTTCAGGGCTACTCCGAATCAAGCATTGGTTGGATATATGGCGCTTATGGGTTCTTCCTTTACTTTGCTGGAGCACAAGCC GGTATAGGAACAGTTACTGAACTATGTGCAGGACCAATATTCGATGCATATGGACCAGCCTATGTCGTTATTCCTGGGTCAATTGGAATTGTAGCTGCACTGATATGCTTCAGCTTTAGTGAAG AGTACTACCAGATCTTCCTATCCTTCAGCGTCCTCGGCGGGCTCTCAGCCTGCACACTGTTCACACCGGCAGTCTCATGCGTCGGACACTGGTTCAACATCCGCCGCGGCTACGCAACAGGCATCGCCTGCACAGCCGGCGGACTAGGTGGCGTGATATTCCCcataataatactattcGCAGCCCCCAAGATCGGATTTCCATGGGCCATCCGCATAATCGCACTCTTATGCGCCATCCTCTGCACACTAGCCTGTCTTCTCATGAAAACACGACTCCCACGCAACGAAACAGCAGGAGCCTCCATTGACTTCAAAGCCCTTAGGGATATCAAATACGCCACCACAACAGCAGCCATCTTCCTAGTCGAATTCGCCGTCTTCATCCCTATCACCTACATCGCCTCATACGCAGTCCACGTCGGAATAAACAACACCCTCTCCTACGCACTAatcgtcttcctcaaccTCGGCGCCATCCCAGGCCGCTTCCTCCCCGGCCTCATCGCAGACCATCTAGGCCGTTTCAACGTAATGGTCCTCACATCGTTCATATGCGGAGTATTAACCCTAGGTCTTTGGCTGAAGGCAGGGGTCAACATAGCCGCTATTATATGCTACGCTGTGCTCTTTGGTTTCTGGAGCGGAGCAGCTATCAGTCTAACGCCTGTGTGTATCTCACAGGTCTGCGCGACAGAAGACTacggaaagagaaatgggaCGACGTTCACCATTGTTAGTGTTGGTACTCTAACTGGGATCCCTATTGCGGGTGCTATTCAACAGAATAATGGAGGGGA